Proteins encoded in a region of the Planococcus citri chromosome 1, ihPlaCitr1.1, whole genome shotgun sequence genome:
- the LOC135835742 gene encoding uncharacterized protein LOC135835742 produces MKLSYFLVIFFIRAYHTRHAPTPGNGIRIPLTRIPPTVETLKSALLESYETNIQSGIPLENSDNVLYYGPVSFGTPPVQMNIDFDTGSSYLWVLSKLCNTPSCPVGDHARYDHTNSKTYQEQKATPQNLTYVSGWTYGIWSRDTISIDDVTIKDQRFIEATNMAATDANKPYDGLMGLSYDAKNTSENIISKFCKQSGIKDSKFSFYLTNNALDTNGGELTLCGVDQSKFKGELKYTSDFGEFYGKSWTIFITEFSIRYAGNRSTEGSFTTALVDTGTAAILGPPDHISAIYTAVNANNLQVDCENIPKFPNITLVIDKVDYIITGKDYTIKFPDGGCIVALLPKKRQNGSPTDWILGDVFLRKYYTVFDLEKQQIGFAESIHN; encoded by the exons ATGAAGTTATCGTACTTTCTAGTGATATTTTTCATCAGGGCATATCATACACGACATGCTCCAACTCCAGGAAACGGCATCAG GATACCGCTAACAAGAATACCTCCGACAGTGGAAACACTGAAGTCAGCGTTGTTGGAATCGTACGAAACAAACATTCAATCTGGAATTCCTCTCGAAAACTCTGATAAT GTGCTATATTACGGACCAGTTTCCTTTGGTACACCGCCGGTGCAGATGAATATCGATTTTGATACAGGATCTTCTTATCTATGGgtactttcaaaattatgcaacaCTCCAAGCTGTCCAGTGG GAGACCATGCTCGATATGACCACACCAATTCAAAAACGTACCAGGAACAAAAAGCAACACCTCAAAATCTCACATACGTATCCGGATGGACATATGGAATTTGGTCACGTGATACaatttca ATAGATGATGTAACCATTAAAGACCAACGATTCATTGAAGCCACAAACATGGCCGCCACGGACGCGAATAAGCCATACGACGGTCTTATGGGATTAAGTTACGAcgccaaaaatacatcagaaaacataatatcaaaattttgcaaacaaagtGGAATCAAAGATAGTAAATTTTCGTTCTATTTGACCAA CAACGCATTAGATACAAATGGAGGCGAGTTGACGTTATGTGGCGTGGATCAGTCAAAGTTTAAAGGCGAATTGAAGTACACTTCCGATTTTGGAGAGTTTTACGGAAAATCATGGACGATTTTCATAACAGA attttCGATCAGATACGCTGGAAACCGTTCTACAGAAGGATCATTCACCACAGCTCTAGTTGATACGGGTACAGCAGCCATTCTAGGGCCACCAGATCATATCTCCGCCATATATACAGCTGTAAATGCTAATAACCTGCAG GTTGATTGCGAAAACATCCCCAAGTTTCCGAACATAACATTGGTTATTGATAAAGTTGATTACATAATTACAGGAAAGGACTACACAATAAAA TTTCCTGACGGAGGCTGTATCGTTGCTTTACTGCCTAAGAAACGTCAAAACGGTTCTCCTACTGACTGGATTTTGGGAGATGTTTTTCTCAGGAAGTACTACACTGTATTCGACTTGGAAAAACAACAAATTGGATTCGCAGAAAGTATTCAtaattga